AGCAATCTTGTCACGGCTACCGAAGAATTCCAAGTGAGCCTCTCCGATTAAGGTAACAACGGCTGTTTTTGGCTTAGCCAAGCTTGACAAGAGATGAATATCTCCCATATGGTCTTGCCCCATCTCAAGGACAATTTTCTCCGTATCATCAGGCATGTGGAGGGCTGTATAAGGAAGACCAATCTCATTGTTGTAATTACCTTGTGTCTTGTAAGTGCGGTAGGTCGTTGCCAAAATGTCATGAATCATGTCCTTGGTGGTTGTCTTACCGTTAGAACCAGTCACAGCAATAACATCAACACCAGTCTTTTCAAGATAGTAGGCAGCTAGTTCTTGGAAGGCTTCAAGAGTGTCATCAACTAGGATGTGGGCTTGATCAGCCGGTAATTCTTTTTCTGTGAATGTCGCTAGAGCACCGTTGTCAAAGGCTGTTTGGATAAAATCATGCCCATCACGCGCACCTTTGAGCGGCAAAAAGAGATCCCCCGCTGTGATCTTACGGCTGTCAAATTCAATCTGGTTTAGGGTGACATCTTTATAGGCAGTGACATCATTTTTAGCACCAACAACCTTGGCAATTTCATGGAGTGTCAGTTTCATCTTAAAATCCTCTATTATATTTTTTACAAGTCTGACAAGAAATAAGATTTTCTTGACTTCAATCACTCCCAATTATATCACAAATCGGGCTAGCTTTTGCTTGGGAGATGAATTTGTTACAATGGTTGATGAAAGGATTAGGCATGACAAAGAAAAAAATCAATCAGTTTCTCTAACAAAGAGAAAGACAGAAGAAGTGACTGCCAAAGTATTGAAGAACCTAAAGCCAGCGCTTTAATTGGAGAATGGTAGTTCTACTAGAGCCAACATCTGGATTGATCATCTTATTAATACTAGCACTGCTATATGGTGGTTTATATTATTACAATCATTATACCGTCAACAAAGATAATATTTATGGTCTCTGGCAGTCTGATCATCATCAGTTAGCGACTTCCTGTAAGCATATTCGGAAACGAGGAAATATTGACTGGCAGGTCACACAGGATGGTAAGGATATTATCTATGCTACTAGAACTCGCCCAGTCAAGCGGCTTAATGACGGAACTCTTCACATGGAGCTCTACACTGTGGAAGGCTACCTAACAGACCTCCCCACCAAGAACGGCTTCAGCTATATGGATTTCTATCTTCGTAAAAACAATTATATTACCTATGATGGTGAGTCCTACAAACGAATAGACTCCGGAAACAGGTCCATCACTTGGAAAGATGATTCCACCAGCCCTTATGGTCAACGGAAAACCACTATAGATGATGTTTTTGAATCCTTCTATTTGATACTTATTGGTATTTGCTCATTTCTTATCATTATAGAGGCTCGGCAAAAGAGGAGAGAGAAGCTCAATGAGACACCAAACAAAAAGAAAATACGCTGACCGAAAGAATCTCAATCGAAAATATCATCCACAAAAAGCATATCGGAAACAACAGAAACGCAAAACGGGATGGCGAGCACGCTGGGATAAATTTACAGACCGTTTAGCTAACATTTTTGGCATAGATTTCCTAATCCTCTTACCTGTAGTCATTATCTATGGTATTTTCTTTGGTCATGACGTTTATAAAGACGATATCTACGGTCTTTGGCAATCTAAAAGCCATCAGCTTGCCATATCCTACGAAAGAGGTGGCGAGGGAAGTAAGATTGATTGGGAGATTGTTCAAGATGGAAATGTCCTCATCAAAAATGCACGCATTGATGAGATTGAAAGCTTTAATGGACGGTACCCTCATTGAAATTTATGCCAGGGAGCACCTTCTTTCAGACCTTCCCGCTAAGAATGGCTACAACTATTTGAAGATGTATGTTCGTAAAGACAATTATCTGACCTATAATGGCGAATCCCACAAACTAGTGGATGATAAGGACAAAAGTATTACCTGAAAAGACGGTTCAAAATCCCTTATGTCAATGAAAGACCTTGTTTGATCGTCTGAGACCTTATATCGTATTTGGAATGTTGGGTGGCTTTCTTATATATGTCCTTTTCGTTGAATGGAAGATCAAAAGAAACTATAAAAACAAGTAAAACCACTCCTGCTTCTAGCTAGACTAGATATAAGCAGGAGTGGTTGTTTATTTTTATTAAGCAAGACTTACCTCTCTAAGAGGGTGTCGGTCTTATTTCACTTGGCCACCTTCAACAACGAGGTCATCAGCTTTAGCAGCATCACCGTAAGTTGGGTGAAGTGTTTTTTCATAATCTTTGTGGAAGAAATTCTCTTCGCCAAGTTTCTTAATGTCTTTATTGATAAAGTCAAGGAGTTCTTTGTTACCTTTTTGAACGGCTGGAGCGATAGTATCTGGGTCACCAAGTGATGTGATTCCGACTTCATAGCCTTTGTTTTCTAAAGCCCAAGCAAGAACTTCTGTATTATCTGTTGAGAAGGCATCGCCACGACCATCAAGGAGTGCTTGGTAGGCATCGCTATATTGATCATACTTTTGCAATTTGATATTTGGGTAGTTCTTTTCAAAATAAGTTTCAGCAGTTGTCCCCTTAGTAACAATCAAGGTCTTGCCTTCAAGCTCTTTGACGTCCTTAATGACCTTGTCTTTAGGTGACACTACACCGATTGAGACTTTCATGTAAGGAAGGGCGAAGTCCACTTGTTTCTTACGTTCATCAGTTACTGTAAAGTTGGCAAGCGTAATATCTACCTTGTTTGAAATCAAGAATTCTGCACGGTTGGCCGCATCTACTGAGACGTATTTCGGTTTAACACCCAAGTCTTTGGCCAAACGGTTACCAAGTTCAATATCGTAACCTTGGTAAGCACCCTTGTTATCTACATAACCGAAAGGTTTCTTGTCCGCAAAGACGGCGATACGAAGCTCACCACTCTTCTTAATTTCTTCAATAGTACGTGCTTTGGCTGTTGATTTACCAGAGCTACTGTTACTTGAGCAAGCAGTCACTGCCACCAAGGCAAAGACGAGGGCTAATAGGGCAAAAATTTTCTTTGTTAGTTTCATAATTCTCTCCTAAAATAATTTACTTTCACTAAAAACAATGGGTTACAAATAGACACCAAACTGACTGAAATCAAAGACATTGAGGAACTCTTGAGCCCGCTGTGTCTTTGGATGATTGAAGAATTCTTCAGCAGTACCTTCCTCAGCGATGACACCCTTATCCATAAAGATAATACGGTCAGCGATGGCACGCGCAAACTGAAGTTCATGGGTTACAATCAACATGGTACATCCTTCTTGAGCCAGGTCATTGATTAATTCCAGAACCTCACGAACCATCTCAGGATCAAGTGAAGCCGTCACTTCATCAAAGAGGATAACTTCAGGATGCATGAGCAGGGAACGGACTATGGCTACCCGTTGCTTTTGACCACCTGATAGTTGTCGCGCAAAGCTGTGTCTCTTATCCAAAAGTCCCACACGGTCCAAGAGTTTCTCAGCCTCTGCAATGACTTCATCCTTGTTACGCCCTTGAGCTTTGACTGGCCCCAAAATCAGGTTTTGCAGGATATCCAAATGCGGGAAGAGGTCATAACTTTGAAAGACCATTCCGATTTTCTGACGAATCAGGTGGAAATCCTTTTTACTATCAGTGATAGACTTACCATCTAGGAGAATATCGCCTCCTTGGATAGTCTCTAAGCCATTGATGCAGCGTAGCAAAGTCGATTTCCCACAACCTGAGGAACCCAGGATAACAACGACTTCACCTTGCTTAACATCTAAGGAGATGCCTTTGAGAATTTGATTGTCCCCAAAGGACTTTTTCAAATCCTTAATTTGTAAAATGCTTTCTGTCATCTTAATTCCTCCAACGATTTTCAAGATATGTAGACAGCTTAGATACTGGGTAACAAATGGCAAAATAAAGAATCAAAATTGTACCATAAATCCAGAAAGAAGCTGTTGGAATAGTCAAGCGGTTACTATCGATAATCTGCTGACCAACCTTGGTCACCTCAACCACCCCAATCAAAACCACCAAAGATGTGGTCTTAATCATCCGTGTCACCAGGTTAATAGCCTGAGGCAACAAGCGACGCAGGACTTGCGGAATAATGACATAGGTGTAGAGTTGCCCATTGGTCAAGCCAAGAGCCCTTCCACTCTCAAACTGGTGTCTCGGTAGCGACGTGATTGACCCACGCACCAAATCGCCCATCTCAGCCGTTCCCCAAAGGGTAAAGACGATAATAGCCGATAGCTCACCTGAGATATTGATGTTAAAGTTCCTAGCCAGACCAAAATAGACAATAAATAGCAAAACTAATTGAGGCATGATACGAATAAATTCTAGATAAATTCGTGACAAAAACCGAACAATCTTAGACTTTGAAGTCATGACAATCCCAAAAAGAGTTCCTAGTAAAAGGGAAAGAAGAACCGAAACGATTGAAATTCCAATAGTCACGCCTAAACCTTGTAAGATACGTAGGAAATTATTCCCCTGAAGAAGAACCTGAAATCCCGAATCCTGCATATCGTAACCTCCTTTCAATCCAACTAAAGACTAGAGAAATCGGTAGCAACATCAAGAGATAAGCCACCACCAACATTCCTAGAGCCACATCAGTTTCGTAGTAAAGACCCATCAAATCTTTAGCTACATACATCAAATCCGCCAAGGCTACCGCTGAGAATACTGATGTTTCCTTAATAAGGAAAATAACGTTGGCACTAAATGACGGAAGCGCCACAGCCACTGCCTGAGGAAGGACCACATAGCGAAAGACTTGAAACGGCGTCAAGCCAATAGATAGGCCCACTTCATGCTGGGTCTGACTAACAGCCTCTAGACCACTTCGGAAGGACTCCGCCATATAGGAACCACCCAAGAAAATCAAACCTACCACAGCACAAGCCTCTGAGGATAGAACCAAACCGATACGAGGCAAACCAAAGTAGAGAAAGAAGAGCTGAATCAAAAATGGCGTATTACGAGACAGCTCAATATAAGCCGTCGAAAGCTGACTCAAAATCGGCACTCGGTAATGACGAATAACACTCACCACCAAGCCCAAAAGAAGGGACCCAATAATCCCCATAACAGCAATATGTAAGGTTAAAAAGAATGCCTTCTGATAGAAGGGCAAATACTGTTGAACAATGGACCAGTCCAAAATTTACCTCCTCAAAACAAGATACAAAGGGCGTGTGAAATTTCATAAAGTAAATAGGAAACTGACGACGTGTGCTGGCACACTAGGAAGTTTATCTTTTGCTCTAGGAATTTAGCCTGTGTTCAATTCCACAAGATATAAAGGGAGTGTAAAAATCCGTGAGCACCCACTGACATCTACTTCTGGCCCTTTGACCATCACTCGTCTCTGACGATATTTACGATAGGTGAATCTTCATCAAAAACGAACAAATTGCTTTATATTATTATTTGAAACGTTAGCTTTATTCTACCACCGCTGAGTTTCTTTGGATAATATGTATTTTTTATCAAGGTGATAAAGAAAAGATATAAATACAATCTGGATTTCTATAAAGAAAAAAACATCTCAATCTCAGAGATTTCTCCGAGACTAAGATGTCTTTCTTATAAATCATCGTTCTTAAATCAAATGGCTTTCACGTTTGTCGAACATTTCTTGTCCCAAAACTACCAATTCCTTGATAAGATCTGAGTAAGAGAGTCCCATATTTTCCCAAAGTAGTGGGTACATTGACCATTGAGTGAAACCTGGCATGGTGTTGAGCTCATTAAGGTAGATGGCTCCATCCTCTGTCAGGAAGAAATCACAGCGGGCAAGACCGCAACCCCCTAGAGCACGAAAGGCCTTGGCCGCATAGGCACGCATTTGCGTCATGACTTCGACAGGCACGCGAGCTGGAATATCCATGGTAATCTTATTGTCAATGTACTTGGCTTGGTAATCATAGAAAGCCACGTCTTTGAC
This region of Streptococcus thermophilus genomic DNA includes:
- a CDS encoding cysteine ABC transporter substrate-binding protein, translating into MKLTKKIFALLALVFALVAVTACSSNSSSGKSTAKARTIEEIKKSGELRIAVFADKKPFGYVDNKGAYQGYDIELGNRLAKDLGVKPKYVSVDAANRAEFLISNKVDITLANFTVTDERKKQVDFALPYMKVSIGVVSPKDKVIKDVKELEGKTLIVTKGTTAETYFEKNYPNIKLQKYDQYSDAYQALLDGRGDAFSTDNTEVLAWALENKGYEVGITSLGDPDTIAPAVQKGNKELLDFINKDIKKLGEENFFHKDYEKTLHPTYGDAAKADDLVVEGGQVK
- a CDS encoding amino acid ABC transporter ATP-binding protein — encoded protein: MTESILQIKDLKKSFGDNQILKGISLDVKQGEVVVILGSSGCGKSTLLRCINGLETIQGGDILLDGKSITDSKKDFHLIRQKIGMVFQSYDLFPHLDILQNLILGPVKAQGRNKDEVIAEAEKLLDRVGLLDKRHSFARQLSGGQKQRVAIVRSLLMHPEVILFDEVTASLDPEMVREVLELINDLAQEGCTMLIVTHELQFARAIADRIIFMDKGVIAEEGTAEEFFNHPKTQRAQEFLNVFDFSQFGVYL
- a CDS encoding amino acid ABC transporter permease: MQDSGFQVLLQGNNFLRILQGLGVTIGISIVSVLLSLLLGTLFGIVMTSKSKIVRFLSRIYLEFIRIMPQLVLLFIVYFGLARNFNINISGELSAIIVFTLWGTAEMGDLVRGSITSLPRHQFESGRALGLTNGQLYTYVIIPQVLRRLLPQAINLVTRMIKTTSLVVLIGVVEVTKVGQQIIDSNRLTIPTASFWIYGTILILYFAICYPVSKLSTYLENRWRN
- a CDS encoding amino acid ABC transporter permease is translated as MDWSIVQQYLPFYQKAFFLTLHIAVMGIIGSLLLGLVVSVIRHYRVPILSQLSTAYIELSRNTPFLIQLFFLYFGLPRIGLVLSSEACAVVGLIFLGGSYMAESFRSGLEAVSQTQHEVGLSIGLTPFQVFRYVVLPQAVAVALPSFSANVIFLIKETSVFSAVALADLMYVAKDLMGLYYETDVALGMLVVAYLLMLLPISLVFSWIERRLRYAGFGISGSSSGE